A section of the Oreochromis aureus strain Israel breed Guangdong linkage group 22, ZZ_aureus, whole genome shotgun sequence genome encodes:
- the sdhaf3 gene encoding succinate dehydrogenase assembly factor 3, mitochondrial, with product MAVCAHVSRVRSLYKRILVLHRFLPIELRALGDQYVKDEFRRHKSAEPKEVKSFMKEWENYKNSLQTQVLESAGERYSSVKFGDNLSQKKLNEFQDEQISQLYELMVEATKSKRQFDIQEDRK from the exons ATGGCGGTGTGCGCTCACGTCTCCAGAGTCCGTTCACTTTACAAGAGAATTTTGGTCCTGCACCGCTTCCTGCCCATAGAGCTCCGAGCCCTTGGTGACCAATATGTGAAGGACGAGTTTAGAAGACATAAGAGTGCAGAACCCAAGGAGGTCAAGAGCTTCATGAAAGAGTGGGAG AACTACAAGAACTCTCTGCAGACTCAGGTTCTGGAGTCAGCTGGGGAAAGATACAGCTCAGTGAAGTTTGGGGACAACTTGTCACAGAAAAAGCTCAATGAATTCCAGGATGAACAGATCAGCCAACTGTATGAACTCATGGTGGAAGCCACCAAATCCAAAAGACAGTTTGACATACAAGAGGACAGGAAGTGA